In Kitasatospora sp. NBC_00240, the following are encoded in one genomic region:
- a CDS encoding polysaccharide deacetylase family protein, whose amino-acid sequence MSSHHAITRSYPPRSNPTGPQGPAPAGRGRRGALRTACAALLVAAAVTGCGTAQGALQAGAPPSTPPVAPASPATTAPGAPGSPGASAPPSGPAAPSPRPPTGSGSGSGSGSGSATGKPPTAPAPPAATASGPAPGAPRPSSPQPAPGAPATSTPPAPPPAAPGVSAALVASTAHGGRTVALTFDDGPGPATGQVLDVLAQYGAKATFCQIGPQAAANPAVVKRILAAGHRLCDHSVHHPQPFAALSHDRQVEEIVPAKDMIVRAGGAGTEVPWFRAPGGGFTAANQQVAAAAGMRPLTWTVDTRDWSRPGVAAIVASVQRGLRPGGVVLMHDGGGDRSQTVAALRQLLPWLAAQGYGFDFPAV is encoded by the coding sequence ATGTCCTCGCACCACGCCATCACCCGGTCGTACCCGCCCCGGTCGAATCCGACCGGCCCGCAGGGCCCGGCCCCGGCCGGCCGGGGCCGGCGCGGCGCCCTCCGGACGGCCTGCGCCGCCCTGCTCGTCGCGGCCGCGGTCACGGGGTGCGGTACGGCGCAGGGCGCGCTGCAGGCCGGCGCGCCGCCGAGCACGCCCCCGGTCGCACCGGCAAGCCCGGCGACCACCGCCCCGGGGGCGCCCGGCAGCCCCGGCGCCTCGGCACCGCCCTCCGGTCCGGCCGCGCCGAGCCCGCGCCCGCCCACCGGCTCCGGTTCCGGCTCCGGCTCCGGCTCCGGCTCCGCGACCGGCAAGCCCCCGACCGCACCGGCTCCGCCGGCCGCGACCGCCTCCGGCCCGGCCCCCGGCGCTCCCCGGCCCAGCTCGCCGCAGCCCGCGCCGGGCGCCCCCGCGACGAGCACCCCGCCCGCGCCGCCGCCGGCCGCCCCGGGCGTCTCCGCCGCACTGGTCGCCTCCACCGCCCACGGCGGCCGGACCGTCGCCCTCACCTTCGACGACGGCCCCGGCCCCGCCACCGGGCAGGTGCTGGACGTGCTCGCGCAGTACGGTGCCAAGGCGACGTTCTGCCAGATCGGCCCGCAGGCCGCCGCCAACCCGGCCGTGGTGAAGCGCATCCTGGCCGCCGGGCACCGGCTCTGCGACCACAGCGTGCACCACCCGCAGCCGTTCGCCGCGCTCTCCCACGACCGGCAGGTCGAGGAGATCGTGCCCGCCAAGGACATGATCGTCCGAGCCGGCGGGGCGGGCACCGAAGTCCCCTGGTTCCGTGCCCCGGGCGGCGGCTTCACCGCCGCCAACCAGCAGGTCGCGGCGGCCGCCGGGATGCGCCCGCTGACCTGGACGGTGGACACCCGGGACTGGTCGAGGCCCGGGGTCGCGGCGATCGTGGCGAGCGTCCAGCGCGGTCTGCGCCCGGGCGGCGTGGTGCTGATGCACGACGGGGGCGGCGACCGCAGCCAGACCGTCGCGGCGCTGCGGCAACTGCTGCCCTGGCTGGCCGCCCAGGGGTACGGCTTCGACTTCCCCGCCGTCTGA
- a CDS encoding aminoglycoside phosphotransferase family protein: MTPFDEGRARALLALACATAGLPDPAGARLLALSENAVFDLGGPAVVAKVGRGPELSERARRESEVAHWLAGQGIAVVRPYDGVAPGPQLVDGHPVTFWHRLAPAVRPTRPADLAPLLRALHGLGAPPFALGRRDLLAPVGRWLASAEGYVDPADVAFLRDREASFAAALAGLTPHLAPGVVHGDALPRNVHVGPDGPVLLDLETVSADLREHDLVVLALSHDRYGVSAEDYLAFTDAYGWDVRGWPGFAVLRGARETASASWVAQQVPGNAAAAAEFRRRVDSLRDAATTVRWYAF, encoded by the coding sequence ATGACCCCCTTCGACGAGGGCCGCGCGCGGGCGCTGCTCGCCCTGGCCTGTGCGACGGCCGGCCTGCCGGACCCGGCGGGCGCGCGGCTGCTGGCGCTGAGCGAGAACGCGGTGTTCGATCTCGGCGGGCCGGCGGTGGTGGCCAAGGTGGGGCGCGGGCCCGAGCTTTCGGAGCGGGCGCGGCGGGAGTCCGAGGTGGCGCACTGGCTGGCCGGGCAGGGGATCGCGGTGGTGCGTCCGTACGACGGGGTGGCGCCCGGTCCGCAGCTCGTGGACGGACACCCCGTCACGTTCTGGCACCGCCTGGCGCCCGCCGTCCGCCCGACGCGGCCGGCCGATCTGGCGCCGCTGCTGCGCGCCCTGCACGGGCTGGGGGCGCCGCCGTTCGCGCTGGGGCGGCGGGATCTGCTGGCGCCGGTGGGGCGCTGGCTGGCCTCGGCCGAGGGGTATGTCGATCCGGCGGACGTGGCCTTCCTGCGGGACCGTGAGGCGTCCTTCGCGGCGGCCCTCGCCGGTCTGACGCCGCACCTGGCGCCGGGTGTCGTGCACGGGGACGCGCTGCCGCGCAACGTGCATGTCGGCCCGGACGGTCCGGTGCTGCTGGATCTGGAGACGGTGTCGGCGGATCTGCGCGAACACGACCTGGTGGTGCTGGCGCTCAGCCACGACCGCTACGGGGTGTCCGCCGAGGACTACCTGGCCTTCACCGACGCGTACGGCTGGGACGTCCGGGGCTGGCCGGGCTTCGCGGTGCTGCGCGGGGCCCGGGAGACGGCCAGTGCCTCCTGGGTGGCGCAGCAGGTGCCGGGGAACGCGGCGGCGGCCGCCGAGTTCCGGCGCCGGGTCGACTCGCTGAGGGACGCGGCCACGACGGTTCGTTGGTACGCGTTCTGA
- a CDS encoding WXG100 family type VII secretion target: MGDIGGWSGFKVNPAELRGCAGSAAQVAGEIPGETSKITGPSDQASGKLPGWAAAGALHDCTNAWKTVLDRLSTDMDTYSTKLVAVAQNYENNDAATAARLNEAILGPAGAGPTAPVVPGPYKPQAALGPDPFGTKVNSPYAAPGRS; the protein is encoded by the coding sequence GTGGGGGACATCGGGGGATGGTCGGGGTTCAAGGTGAACCCGGCCGAGTTGCGCGGTTGCGCGGGGAGCGCCGCCCAGGTGGCCGGAGAGATTCCGGGCGAGACGTCGAAGATCACCGGGCCGAGCGACCAGGCCTCCGGCAAACTGCCGGGCTGGGCGGCCGCCGGCGCGCTGCACGACTGCACCAACGCCTGGAAGACGGTGCTGGACCGGCTGTCCACGGACATGGACACCTACAGCACGAAGCTGGTCGCGGTCGCCCAGAACTACGAGAACAACGACGCGGCGACGGCAGCCCGGCTGAACGAGGCCATCCTCGGGCCGGCGGGTGCCGGCCCGACCGCACCCGTGGTGCCCGGCCCGTACAAGCCGCAGGCCGCCCTCGGACCGGACCCGTTCGGCACCAAGGTCAACAGTCCGTACGCGGCACCCGGAAGGAGCTGA
- a CDS encoding alpha/beta hydrolase, translating to MEIDTVLKADFTGLAAARAGYDALVTAFNAHVEAWKRTVVDRLHNSGWTGSAATRAFADLDLFASKLLAADDELKLVSGVLADAQQSIALVQAELIQALDDAKAAGITVKPDGAMSWENKDDAFEVKAKSLSLRVQDALRDAQHADEAITRRLRHFAENATTGTGLDGAAALADKAGAGSRETPPDAKATPAQVKAWWDGLTPAEQQHLIHNRPDQIGNRDGVPCVARDQANRIILRQRRAELQGELDRIGKPGAPMSGPGNTVMEDPKATRIKQIQDQLKGIDDIQSKLDGSKRPNFQPTYLLGFDTKGNGHALVAVNNPDTADNVLTFVPGTTANLSNISGDMDKAYEMANSARLAGKDAGKTTATIAWSGYDAPQTLPNAAFGQPALDARDNLYNFQTGLRATHEGPPSNNTIMGHSYGSVAVGMAMRDRGLPVDSAVFVGSPGLGVDNIKELQIDPSRVFVARGDKDSIAPWAEGINGSGGVYGADPADPAFGATMVPTSPGTDHGHYWNEGTRSWDGFGRIAVGGRP from the coding sequence GTGGAGATCGACACCGTCCTGAAGGCCGACTTCACCGGCCTCGCCGCCGCAAGGGCCGGCTACGACGCCCTGGTGACGGCGTTCAACGCGCACGTCGAGGCCTGGAAGCGGACGGTCGTGGACCGGCTGCACAACTCCGGGTGGACCGGCAGCGCCGCCACCCGGGCCTTCGCCGACCTCGACCTGTTCGCCAGTAAACTGCTGGCCGCCGACGACGAGTTGAAGCTCGTCAGTGGCGTGCTGGCCGACGCCCAGCAGTCGATCGCACTCGTCCAGGCCGAACTGATCCAGGCACTCGACGACGCCAAGGCCGCCGGCATCACGGTGAAGCCGGACGGCGCGATGTCCTGGGAGAACAAGGACGACGCCTTCGAGGTCAAGGCCAAGTCACTCAGCCTCCGCGTCCAGGACGCCCTGCGCGACGCCCAGCACGCCGACGAGGCGATCACCCGCCGGCTGCGGCACTTCGCCGAGAACGCCACCACCGGCACCGGCCTGGACGGTGCGGCGGCCCTGGCCGACAAGGCGGGCGCCGGCAGCCGGGAGACCCCGCCCGACGCCAAGGCCACCCCCGCCCAGGTCAAGGCCTGGTGGGACGGCCTCACCCCCGCCGAGCAGCAGCACCTGATCCACAACCGCCCGGACCAGATCGGCAACCGCGACGGCGTCCCCTGCGTGGCCCGCGACCAGGCCAACCGGATCATCCTCCGCCAACGCCGGGCCGAACTCCAGGGCGAGCTGGACCGGATCGGCAAGCCCGGGGCGCCCATGTCGGGCCCCGGCAACACCGTGATGGAGGATCCGAAGGCGACCCGGATCAAGCAGATCCAGGACCAGCTCAAGGGCATCGACGACATCCAGAGCAAGCTGGACGGGTCCAAGCGGCCGAACTTCCAGCCGACCTACCTGCTGGGCTTCGACACCAAGGGCAACGGGCACGCGCTCGTCGCGGTGAACAACCCCGACACGGCGGACAACGTGCTGACCTTCGTACCCGGCACCACGGCCAACCTGAGCAACATCAGCGGCGACATGGACAAGGCCTACGAGATGGCCAACTCCGCCCGGCTGGCGGGGAAGGACGCCGGAAAGACCACCGCGACCATCGCGTGGAGCGGCTACGACGCACCGCAGACCCTCCCCAACGCCGCGTTCGGACAGCCCGCACTGGACGCCCGGGACAACCTCTACAACTTCCAGACCGGCCTGAGGGCCACACACGAGGGTCCGCCCTCGAACAACACGATCATGGGGCACAGCTACGGCAGCGTCGCGGTCGGAATGGCGATGCGGGACCGGGGCCTCCCCGTCGACAGCGCGGTCTTCGTGGGCAGCCCCGGACTGGGTGTCGACAACATCAAGGAACTGCAGATCGATCCGTCCCGGGTCTTCGTGGCCCGAGGCGACAAAGACAGCATCGCTCCCTGGGCGGAGGGGATCAACGGCTCGGGCGGTGTCTACGGCGCGGATCCCGCCGACCCGGCGTTCGGTGCCACGATGGTGCCCACCTCGCCGGGAACGGATCACGGCCACTACTGGAACGAAGGAACGCGGTCATGGGACGGTTTCGGCCGGATCGCAGTCGGGGGTCGGCCGTGA
- a CDS encoding MBL fold metallo-hydrolase has product MKNKDEARERPGPGNLDVSWHAGWPSAKHDPAPEIQVHGYDDHTVILRQNKSVHYEAPFMFLLFGAERALLLDTGATEEERWFPLRSTVDGLMADWLERHPQALGSGRYELLVAHTHGHGDHVAGDGQFAGRPATTVVGREPAEVVEAFGLKDWPEGLGELDLGGRVLDLIPGPGHQAAGLVFHDRSTGLLFTGDSFYPGLLYVQDVAAYSATVDRLLAFCEVNPVTHILGCHIEMTTTPGEEYPRGTTYQPDEPPLQLTVGQLRTLRAVLDAAEGRPGLHPSDDFTVLIGG; this is encoded by the coding sequence GTGAAGAATAAGGACGAGGCGCGTGAGCGGCCCGGGCCGGGGAACCTCGATGTCAGCTGGCACGCCGGCTGGCCGTCGGCCAAGCACGACCCGGCGCCGGAGATCCAGGTGCACGGGTACGACGACCACACGGTGATCCTGCGGCAGAACAAGTCGGTGCACTACGAGGCGCCGTTCATGTTCCTGCTGTTCGGCGCCGAGCGGGCGCTGCTGCTGGACACCGGGGCGACCGAGGAGGAGCGGTGGTTCCCGCTGCGGAGCACGGTGGACGGGCTGATGGCGGACTGGCTGGAGCGCCACCCGCAGGCGCTCGGGAGCGGCCGGTACGAGCTGCTGGTCGCGCACACCCACGGGCACGGTGACCATGTCGCGGGGGACGGCCAGTTCGCGGGGCGGCCCGCGACGACGGTGGTCGGCCGGGAGCCGGCGGAGGTCGTCGAGGCCTTCGGGCTCAAGGACTGGCCGGAGGGGCTCGGCGAGCTCGACCTCGGCGGGCGGGTGCTCGACCTGATCCCGGGGCCGGGCCACCAGGCGGCCGGGCTGGTCTTCCACGACCGCAGCACCGGGCTGCTGTTCACCGGTGACTCGTTCTACCCGGGGCTGCTCTACGTGCAGGACGTGGCGGCGTACTCCGCCACCGTGGACCGGCTGCTGGCCTTCTGCGAGGTCAACCCGGTGACGCACATCCTGGGTTGCCACATCGAGATGACGACGACCCCGGGCGAGGAGTACCCGCGCGGGACGACGTACCAGCCGGACGAGCCGCCCTTGCAGCTGACGGTCGGCCAACTGCGGACCCTGCGTGCTGTCCTGGACGCGGCCGAGGGCCGGCCCGGCTTGCACCCCAGCGACGACTTCACCGTCCTGATCGGCGGCTGA
- a CDS encoding MMPL family transporter, with product MGAWSARHRKSAVFGWLLFVVLAAYLGGVHGSTQVTESESMPGQVARAAKILDEAGIKAPASESVLVQSATLTADDAAFRTVVDQVRSAVTGTGKTADLRSPYDTQAFSADRHSALVQFTVTGDREKAAENIPAVLDAVAKVQAQHRDLTVEELGEASSGKWFEDQFEDDFQRAEWTAVPLALGILLIAFGALVAAVLPVVLALTAFIAAGGLVALSSGLLHTSNDASSVMLLVGLAVGVDYCLFYLRREREERAAGHDAETALRIAAATSGRAVLVSGVTVVVAMAGMFLTGIADFQAMSYATIVVVITAVLGSLTVLPALLSMLGDRVDKGKVPLLHRLRRPETAATGGRIWNAVLTPVLRRPLAATVLAGGLLLGIAAPLLTMHTANLTFQQQLPKGNALVATSERIQAAFPGSPSPATVVVKATDIDSAAISAAIEDLKSRALASNRMHGPVDVTLHAEQNIATIDIPLMGSGNDSASTEALRTLREDIIPATLLKVPGTEAPVTGSTAGSHDFNEQMTGSMVPVFGFVVAFAFLLMLTSFRSLAVAVTAVALNLLSVGAAYGVLTLVFQHGVGASLLGTAGVGAIDSWVPLFLFVILFGLSMDYHVFVVSRIKEGHDRGLSTQAAIAHGIRSTAGVVTSAAVIMVAVFGVFGTLSMQSMKQMGVGLAVAVLIDATIIRGVLLPAVMSLLGERNWYLPRWLGWLPDFSHTEHAPSAAPAAPAAGAGPEIESDGARHRRVGV from the coding sequence ATGGGCGCCTGGAGCGCCCGGCACCGCAAGAGTGCCGTCTTCGGCTGGCTGCTCTTCGTCGTCCTCGCCGCCTACCTCGGCGGGGTGCACGGCAGCACCCAGGTCACCGAGTCCGAGTCGATGCCCGGCCAGGTCGCCCGCGCCGCGAAGATCCTCGACGAGGCCGGCATCAAGGCGCCGGCCTCCGAGAGTGTGCTCGTCCAGAGCGCGACCCTGACCGCCGACGACGCGGCCTTCCGCACCGTCGTCGACCAGGTCCGGTCCGCCGTCACCGGCACCGGGAAGACCGCCGACCTGCGCTCCCCGTACGACACCCAGGCCTTCTCCGCCGACCGGCACTCCGCGCTGGTCCAGTTCACCGTGACCGGCGACCGCGAGAAGGCCGCCGAGAACATCCCCGCCGTCCTGGACGCCGTCGCGAAGGTGCAGGCGCAGCACCGCGACCTCACCGTCGAGGAGCTCGGCGAGGCCAGCTCCGGCAAGTGGTTCGAGGACCAGTTCGAGGACGACTTCCAGCGCGCCGAATGGACGGCCGTCCCGCTCGCCCTCGGCATCCTGCTGATCGCCTTCGGCGCCCTGGTCGCCGCCGTCCTGCCGGTGGTCCTCGCCCTCACCGCCTTCATCGCGGCCGGCGGCCTGGTCGCCCTGAGCAGCGGCCTCCTGCACACCAGCAACGACGCCAGCTCGGTGATGCTGCTGGTCGGCCTCGCCGTCGGCGTCGACTACTGCCTCTTCTACCTGCGCCGCGAACGCGAGGAGCGGGCCGCCGGGCACGACGCCGAGACCGCCCTGCGGATCGCCGCCGCCACCAGCGGCCGGGCCGTCCTGGTCTCCGGCGTCACCGTGGTCGTCGCGATGGCCGGCATGTTCCTCACCGGCATCGCCGACTTCCAGGCCATGTCGTACGCCACCATCGTCGTGGTGATAACCGCCGTGCTCGGCTCGCTCACCGTCCTGCCCGCCCTGCTCTCCATGCTCGGCGACCGGGTCGACAAGGGCAAGGTCCCGCTGCTGCACCGGCTGCGCCGGCCGGAGACCGCCGCGACCGGCGGCCGGATCTGGAACGCCGTCCTCACCCCGGTGCTGCGCCGCCCGCTGGCCGCCACCGTCCTGGCCGGCGGCCTGCTGCTCGGCATCGCCGCCCCGCTGCTCACCATGCACACCGCCAACCTCACCTTCCAGCAGCAGCTGCCCAAGGGCAACGCCCTGGTCGCCACCTCCGAGCGGATCCAGGCCGCCTTCCCCGGCAGCCCCTCCCCCGCCACCGTGGTGGTCAAGGCCACCGACATCGACTCCGCGGCGATCAGCGCCGCGATCGAGGACCTCAAGTCCAGGGCCCTGGCGAGCAACCGGATGCACGGCCCGGTCGACGTGACCCTGCACGCCGAGCAGAACATCGCCACCATCGACATCCCGCTGATGGGGTCCGGCAACGACAGCGCCAGCACCGAGGCCCTGCGCACCCTGCGCGAGGACATCATCCCGGCCACCCTGCTGAAGGTCCCCGGCACCGAGGCGCCGGTCACCGGCTCCACCGCCGGCTCGCACGACTTCAACGAGCAGATGACCGGCAGCATGGTGCCGGTGTTCGGCTTCGTGGTGGCCTTCGCCTTCCTGCTGATGCTCACCTCGTTCCGCTCGCTGGCCGTCGCCGTCACCGCCGTGGCGCTCAACCTGCTCTCGGTCGGCGCGGCGTACGGGGTGCTGACGCTGGTCTTCCAGCACGGCGTCGGCGCCTCGCTGCTCGGCACGGCCGGGGTCGGCGCGATCGACAGCTGGGTGCCGCTCTTCCTCTTCGTGATCCTCTTCGGACTCTCGATGGACTACCACGTCTTCGTGGTCTCCCGGATCAAGGAGGGCCACGACCGGGGCCTGTCCACCCAGGCCGCCATCGCCCACGGCATCCGCTCCACCGCCGGGGTCGTCACCAGCGCGGCGGTCATCATGGTCGCGGTGTTCGGGGTCTTCGGGACGCTCTCCATGCAGTCCATGAAGCAGATGGGCGTCGGCCTCGCGGTCGCCGTGCTGATCGACGCGACGATCATCCGCGGGGTGCTGCTGCCCGCCGTGATGAGCCTGCTCGGCGAGCGCAACTGGTACCTGCCGCGCTGGCTCGGCTGGCTCCCCGACTTCTCGCACACCGAGCACGCCCCGTCCGCCGCCCCGGCAGCACCCGCGGCCGGCGCCGGGCCGGAGATCGAGAGCGACGGCGCACGCCACCGCCGGGTCGGCGTCTGA
- a CDS encoding MMPL family transporter, with amino-acid sequence MFHRIGQFVVTRAWWVIAAWVVAAIAIIGTAPKLTAQTDEAAFLPKHYESIQASALQERAFPTSFTPGALLLFERTDGGKLDAADQATMNKVVQGLSDKHIALVEQIIPVSEQSTSKDGKYALSMVAIDKTKIQTEEYGDAAKALRDDGAELTAGTTLKFQVGGQSAMNLDQKDSSALANALIGGGTVVIILITLGIIFRSPIIALLPILSIFVYSMVANGLIADASKLFGLKSDASMSAILIVVLFGVGTDYFLFLMFRYRERLRAGEDRKTAVVNAVGRVGEAIASAAGAVVVAFAVLVLSSLGLFKALGPSLAIAVAVTALASVTLVPAILSLIPEKVLFWPSKAWQREPKGARFAAIGKAVSRRPGLAALGSGVVMLALALAVVGYKGTFDLAGSSMPKSKESMVVQDKMMNAFSAGAADPSHVYLTVTQDGAKLDPAGLDAYAAKLGGVDGVASASLPKDGLSKDGGTANFTVLLKDSPASNKAISTIAGLRDTAHSQAPAGTKAYVGGITSVYKDINTAMAHDYSLVFPVAALLIMVILGLLLRSVVAPWYLMASVGLGFGATLGATKLVFQNFAGEPGLMFMLPIFIYLFVVAIGTDYNILMIARLREEAREGRSPREAAGEAIRHGGPTVAAAGFILAATFATMMLAGNTLFSEMGFSIAFGIVLAAFVMSLFFTPALTALLGKAAWWPGHGDVAGHDAPVALDRVAGSPEPAGRH; translated from the coding sequence ATGTTCCACCGAATCGGACAATTCGTGGTCACCCGAGCGTGGTGGGTGATCGCGGCTTGGGTGGTCGCGGCCATCGCCATCATCGGCACCGCGCCGAAGTTGACCGCGCAGACCGACGAGGCCGCGTTCCTGCCGAAGCACTACGAGTCCATCCAGGCCTCGGCGCTCCAGGAGCGGGCCTTCCCCACCAGCTTCACCCCGGGTGCGCTGCTGCTCTTCGAGCGCACCGACGGCGGCAAGCTGGACGCGGCCGACCAGGCCACCATGAACAAGGTGGTCCAGGGGCTGAGCGACAAGCACATCGCGCTGGTCGAGCAGATCATCCCGGTGAGCGAGCAGTCGACGTCCAAGGACGGCAAGTACGCGCTGTCGATGGTCGCCATCGACAAGACGAAGATCCAGACCGAGGAGTACGGCGACGCCGCCAAGGCGCTCCGTGACGACGGCGCCGAACTGACCGCCGGCACCACGCTGAAGTTCCAGGTCGGCGGCCAGTCCGCGATGAACCTGGACCAGAAGGACTCCTCCGCGCTCGCCAACGCCCTGATCGGCGGCGGCACCGTGGTGATCATCCTGATCACGCTCGGGATCATCTTCCGCAGCCCGATCATCGCGCTGCTGCCGATCCTGTCGATCTTCGTCTACTCGATGGTCGCCAACGGCCTGATCGCGGACGCGAGCAAGCTCTTCGGACTCAAGTCCGACGCCTCCATGTCCGCGATCCTGATCGTGGTGCTGTTCGGCGTCGGCACCGACTACTTCCTCTTCCTGATGTTCCGCTACCGCGAACGGCTGCGGGCGGGCGAGGACCGCAAGACCGCCGTGGTCAACGCGGTCGGCCGGGTCGGCGAGGCGATCGCCTCCGCCGCCGGCGCGGTCGTGGTGGCCTTCGCCGTCCTGGTGCTCTCCAGCCTCGGCCTGTTCAAGGCGCTCGGCCCCTCGCTGGCCATCGCGGTCGCCGTCACCGCCCTGGCCTCGGTCACCCTGGTGCCCGCGATCCTCTCCCTCATCCCGGAGAAGGTGCTGTTCTGGCCGTCCAAGGCCTGGCAGCGCGAGCCCAAGGGCGCCCGCTTCGCCGCCATCGGCAAGGCCGTCAGCCGCCGTCCGGGCCTCGCCGCCCTGGGCTCCGGCGTGGTCATGCTGGCGCTGGCCCTCGCGGTGGTCGGCTACAAGGGCACCTTCGACCTGGCCGGCAGCTCCATGCCGAAGAGCAAGGAGTCGATGGTCGTCCAGGACAAGATGATGAACGCGTTCTCGGCCGGTGCCGCGGACCCGAGCCACGTCTACCTGACCGTCACCCAGGACGGTGCCAAGCTCGACCCCGCCGGCCTGGACGCGTACGCGGCCAAGCTCGGCGGCGTGGACGGCGTCGCGTCCGCCTCGCTGCCCAAGGACGGTCTCAGCAAGGACGGCGGCACGGCCAACTTCACCGTGCTGCTCAAGGACAGCCCGGCCAGCAACAAGGCCATCAGCACCATCGCGGGCCTGCGGGACACCGCGCACTCGCAGGCGCCGGCCGGCACCAAGGCGTACGTCGGCGGCATCACGTCCGTCTACAAGGACATCAACACCGCGATGGCGCACGACTACTCGCTGGTGTTCCCGGTCGCCGCACTGCTGATCATGGTGATCCTCGGCCTGCTGCTGCGCAGTGTGGTGGCTCCCTGGTACCTGATGGCCTCGGTGGGCCTCGGCTTCGGCGCCACGCTCGGCGCGACCAAGCTGGTGTTCCAGAACTTCGCCGGCGAGCCCGGTCTGATGTTCATGCTGCCGATCTTCATCTATCTGTTCGTGGTCGCGATCGGCACCGACTACAACATCCTGATGATCGCCCGCCTGCGGGAGGAGGCCCGCGAGGGCCGCAGCCCGCGCGAGGCGGCCGGTGAGGCGATCCGGCACGGCGGTCCGACCGTCGCGGCGGCCGGCTTCATCCTGGCGGCGACCTTCGCCACCATGATGCTGGCGGGCAACACCCTCTTCAGTGAGATGGGCTTCTCGATCGCGTTCGGCATCGTGCTGGCGGCGTTCGTGATGTCGCTCTTCTTCACCCCGGCGCTGACCGCTCTGCTCGGTAAGGCGGCCTGGTGGCCCGGCCACGGCGACGTGGCGGGCCACGACGCCCCGGTCGCGCTCGACCGGGTCGCCGGCTCCCCGGAGCCGGCCGGCCGGCACTGA
- a CDS encoding cold-shock protein — MATGTVKWFNSEKGFGFIEQDGGGADVFAHYSNIQANGFRELVEGQKVEFDVTQGQKGPQAENIRVI, encoded by the coding sequence ATGGCTACCGGCACCGTGAAGTGGTTCAACAGCGAAAAGGGCTTCGGCTTCATCGAGCAGGACGGTGGCGGCGCTGACGTGTTCGCCCACTACTCGAACATCCAGGCGAACGGTTTCCGTGAGCTGGTCGAGGGCCAGAAGGTCGAGTTCGACGTCACCCAGGGCCAGAAGGGCCCGCAGGCCGAGAACATCCGCGTCATCTGA